The DNA region CCTATAGACGTTGCTGAATACCTGTTCCGACGACTGAAAGAGGTCGGTGTCCGTTCGGTTCACGGTGTCCCAGGTTAGTTGCCTAGATACCCATGGTCAATTTATTGGTTGCTAACGAGGCCTATCTTCAGGTGACTACAACCTTGCAGCGCTAGATTACCTGTCGAAATGCGGGCTCCATTGGATTGGAAACTGCAATGAACTCAACGCAGGATATGCTGCGGATGGTTATGCCCGAGTTAACGGAATTGCAGCTCTAGTGACCACATTTGGTGTGGGTGAGCTGTCAGCGATTAACGCCATTGCGGGAGCATACTCGGAATATGTGCCTATTGTCCATATTGTTGGTCAACCACACACAAGATCGCAGAAGGACGGGATGCTACTCCATCATACGCTAGGAAATGGAGACTACAACGTGTTTACCCGGATGAATGCTGAGCTCTCTTGCAGCGTTGCACGTTTGGAAGACACACACGAAGTGGCCACTCTCATAGACAATGCCATTCGTGAATGCTGGGTCCGCAGTCGCCCTGTCTACATCACACTCCCTACCGACTTGATTGTGAAGAAGATCGAGGGAGAGCGACTGAAGACGCCCATTGATCTCTCACTCCCAAAGAATGACCCCGAGAAAGAGGACTATGTCGTCGACGTCGTCTTGAAGTACCTACACGCCGCCAAGAAGCCTGTGATCCTGGTGGATGCTTGTGCTATTCGCCATCGAGTCCTCGAAGAAGTTCATGACCTGGTGAAGGCCTCTGGGCTCCCGACTTTTGTGGCTCCAATGGGCAAAGGAGCTGTGAGCGAGACGCATCCGAACTACGGCGGAGTTTATGCAGGGAATGGGTCAAATCAAGGTGTTAAGGAACAAGTCGAGTCGTCTGATCTCGTCTTGAGCATCGGTGCGATCAAGTCTGACTTTAACACGGCTGGATTCACATACCGCATTGGCCAGCTGAACACCATTGATTTCCATAGCACGTATGTGCGAGTTCGCTACTCCGAATACCCAGAAACCAACATGAAGGGTGTCTTAAGAAAAGTGGTCGAGAGAATGGGTGCTGTGAATACCGCACCAGTCCAGCCGATCACCAATGCTTTACCGGAGAGCGAGAAGGATTCGAAGCAGCAGTTGATCACTCATTCCTACTTATGGCCAACAGTCGGACAATGGTTGAAGGAAAACGACATTGTCATCACGGAAACAGGGACGGCAAACTTTGGTATCTGGGAGACTCGGTTCCCGCCAGGTGTTACAGCCATCAGCCAAGTTCTCTGGGGTAGTATTGGTTACTCTGTTGGAGCTTGTCAGGGTGCAGCCGCTGCTGCAAAGGAACAGAATAACCGCCGGACCATCCTCTTCGTTGGTGATGGCAGTATCCAACTCACTCTGCAGGAAGTGAGCACCATGGTTCGAAACAAGCTCAATCCAATAATGTAAGTCGCGAGAAACTATTGGCATCAGCAAACGCGGTTGGTGGATTCTCACTAACCTGCGAAATAGTTTCGTGATCTGCAACGAAGGCTACACTATCGAGAGATACATCCATGGATGGGAACAGAGCTACAACGATATTCAAGAATGGGATTTTGTGAGCTTGCCTCCAGCGTTTGGGGCAAAGGACAAATACAAGGGATACCGGGTTAAGACAAGAGACGAGCTCAACAAGCTCTTTGCGAACCAAGAATTCGCTTCATGTCCACATCTGCAGGTTCGTTTGCTATTGAGAAAACCCCATGACCTATTCAAACTTGCTAATCGAAACTACAGTTAGTTGAAGTCCACATGCCTCGTGAAGATGCCCCGGCGCCTTTGAAATTGACGGCGGAAGCGGCCGCCGCGAGGAACAAATAAGGACAACATTTCACGTTCATTATTGAGAGGGCTCCTGTATTAATGATATAGATAATTTACCAATCAAATAGACCTTGTATAAAATTTATGATGCTTcagagagaagagggatACGTTAATGCACGTCGATTACTTCTCCGTGACTTCCGGAATTTTGGGCATACTTCGGAGATTACACGGGGATATCAAAGTTAGAAAGAGGGCGGTTTCCGAATATCAATTTTTATCAGTTTAATGGAATTGTGCTACAGTCAAATAGTTTGGGGTAATCTCCTGATATACGGCGACTATGGACGGTTTTCCGAGTGTACACGTAGTAAAACCAAAACCCTGCATGAAGAAGTATCAAACGAGGTGTTGCCGAGTGTCTGGTTCAATAATCGCACTGACAGGTAATAAACCGACCGAGTGTTTCAAGGGACTGAATTAATTAGCACTAATGACAAGTCTATCCCAATGACGGGTCACTTGAGGGCTCCATAGGGCTGAGGGGCATTAGGGAACCGGACATGGCCGTTGGCTGCAACGCTTCAGGGTTTTTCGACTATTACTTATTGTTTTGTATTTGATCTTCTCAGCTGAACCGAGACAATTAGATGTAGTAATATACGGCAGTGTCAGCAATAATAACACGACAGCATAATAATACAAAgtactacggagtatgtacTACGACAATCCCCTGTGTGCCCAACTCCCGAGGACGCCACGTGATCGGCGCCACAGCATCAAAGCTTCTCAGGAATCCCCACGAATTTCCCTGCCGACTTCGAGTGACCCCAGTCATCAAAGGCATTATTAGAAAGACGGAAAAGAATAACGCCTTGTGTTTCGCGGCTGCGCGTACAGCCTGGAATACAGTCGTTTTGTGAATTATTTGGATTCTCTTACTATCTCTGTGGTATGTTTGCTTGACCCCGATCCGCCGGCAGTGCACACTAGCCTGGGGAGTTGTTCCTAGTCGGTTCCTTCTCCTATCTCTTGCTGGACCCGCCCCTGATGATTGATTGCCTGGAAATGTTCATCATTAATTATCTGTCTCATTTTCATTCCTGCTTACTATATTACGGATCGTAGGCAATTTCTCGTTAAGATCACCCGCGGCCTCGTCGGTCACCCCGAATCGCCCAAGGCCCAGTTTCATCGACTTCGCGAACCCCATCGATTACGCAGCAGGCTCAGAAACAGAACGGGACGTTACGATTCTTTTTCGCCGATTATTACTTCGAACGGATACGTCGTCCGTCCGAGTATCGTCCAAGTGCCCCGAGCTTGCTCGCGCGATCATGTGCGATTGTTAACGTCCGGTATCAGTTGTCGCTTGAACTACGGAGACAATATCCAGATCACGAGCGTGCTTTAGAAGCAAGGAAATCCTCGCGGACGGCGCATATGGGCTCGATTGCGTGAGGTTCTGGTTCCCCGAGAATGTCGTGATACTTTTCCATCCTCTTGCGATCGTGACTGAGAAAAGGAATCACCTTTGAGATTTTGAGGGGAAGGCCAACAGATACCATTTGGGGGCAACAAGAAGTAATTGAACACGGACAAAGCTGAGCTGGATCATATCGCAACCATGGACGGCCAGCGACAACAATATGTCCCTCTTCCCCCGCCTCCATCAATGCAGAATTCGCAGTCGCATATCATAACGTCCTTAcccccgccgccgcctcGACATCCGCCGACGCAGACGCAAGGGGTTGTCCTCCCGCCACCTCCTGGACCGCCTCCAAATGCAGCATATGCGAAAGTACCCCAGCAGCATGGTGGTTTGGCATGGCAGCAGACCTGGGCACGACAACCTGTCCCGCAAACCttcccaccaccacccccgcCTCCTCTGATACCCTCAAACCCGACACAGAATCAACATCTCGCATATAACCGTCAGCCAGCTGCCCTATCGATACCTCCACCCTTTCCTTCAAGCGACGGTCAACCCCTAACATCCGCGACCTACATTCCGATGGGTGACTCGTTTGGACCCGGTGTTGGGATacctgcatatgcagattcATACTCTCGCCCTACATATGACAGTTATGGACAAACAGCGGCCAGTCAATCATACGAGCCTGTCAATGCGGATCCGTCACACAAAAGAGACGCACATGCTCCGGCTACACCATTAGGTCGCAACGGGCCCTCGTCTCTAGGCCTGCCTGACAATGTCCTTTCCCCTGGTCAATCGAGCAGTGTGAACCGAACCACCGAGCTATCGAAATCTCCAAGTCACCGCCACAACAATAGTAGTGCATCGCTTGGGGGTATGTCGCCAAACGAAGCTTCCACCCAATGGCCACTTGAGCGAGTGCTCTTATGGCTCGCGAAGAATGGGTTCTCTGAAGACTGGCAGGAGACCTTCAGAGCCTTGGAACTCCAGGGTGCTGATTTCATAGAGTTAGGCTATGGCTCAAATGGTTTTGGCAACTTTGGGAAGATGCACAAGGTCGTCTATCCTCAGCTAGCAAAAGAGTGTGAGAAAAGCGGAACAGGATGGGATTCAATTCGCgaacgagaagaaggaaagaaaatgcGCAGGTTGATCCGCCAAATCCATGATCAAGGCCATCACGACCCGGGATCTCTTACGCCGAGACGACAGGAGCCTCACTCAGCGGTGGATAACTCGCCTCGACTTGAGCCTGCTTTCCCTGCCCATAGTGCAATCGAGAGCAGTCCCGGACTTAAAGCGTCCCATAACCACCGGCAAAATGCGCAAATGCGCTCCGTCACGATGCCTAACTATCCCCCCTCCATTCATGACACTTCTTCCCTGGATCTGAATCCGCCTGAGGCTAGTACCTGGGTCCCAGCAGACCACCATAGGACTTTATTGTCTGCCGTTAGTGACAACCATCGAAGACAACGATCCAATGATAGTGCCCATCTTCCGTTATCTGCTCGGCCGCATGAAGATAGCCCCAAGAGTGGCAGTCCGGCTGCACAGCCTGCCACGCTTGCGCATCATGGGCTGTCTTCATCGTCCACTAGCGATTTGAGCGTGAGATTCGAACATTCTCGAGGCAACAGTTCTGATTCAACTCGGGGGCGATACTATGAGCGCAGCAAAGATCAGGAAGGCGCTCGTCCCTCGCCACAAGACCCGTACAACCGCCATTGGAACGGTTCGGAAACTTTGCACAGAGAACAAAACAAAATACTGAAATTCttcaagaagaaggctaGAGCTAACGACTCCAGTCACCCATCCCCCGAAGAACTTCATTTAGAGTCCCCTACGAGTCCGGTGCACACGCGTGGAACATACACCCCATACGGCTATCCGAACTATAGCCGCAGCGATGTGTCTTTAAATGGGCGCCCATTGTCGGGCTCACAATCGGATTTTGAGCGGTTACCAGTACGACCTAAGGCAGCACAAAAGGGCAAGAAATTCGTTTTCGTGACCATGGATGGGTGGAATTACCGTCTGGTAGACATCACTGACATAGATTCTGTTGGGACGATCCGTGCTACAATCTGCCAAAACCTTGGAATCTCCGATTGGACTAGTGCCCAGATATTCTTGACCGAACCCGGACAAACAGAGCACGACGACCCTATGGATGATTCCCTGTTGACTGTGACTCAACGGACCAAATCGGACCCATTCGGCTCTCTGAAGTTCTTTGTGCGCGGAGCTCACCCGCATCCTGGGGCAAACAATGCTGCGCACTTTACTGGTCTTGGAGTATCATTCCCAGAGAAAGCGGCGGCGTCACCCACAACGGGGCCGCATCATGTACATCGGAAACCGCTGGACGAAGAGGCTCTCAGTAGGATCTCACCACACCATC from Aspergillus chevalieri M1 DNA, chromosome 2, nearly complete sequence includes:
- the PDC1_1 gene encoding alpha-keto acid decarboxylase family protein (COG:H;~EggNog:ENOG410PHI5;~InterPro:IPR012001,IPR012000,IPR011766,IPR029061, IPR029035,IPR012110;~PFAM:PF02775,PF02776,PF00205;~go_function: GO:0000287 - magnesium ion binding [Evidence IEA];~go_function: GO:0003824 - catalytic activity [Evidence IEA];~go_function: GO:0016831 - carboxy-lyase activity [Evidence IEA];~go_function: GO:0030976 - thiamine pyrophosphate binding [Evidence IEA]) is translated as MATDIYTRELRQPIDVAEYLFRRLKEVGVRSVHGVPGDYNLAALDYLSKCGLHWIGNCNELNAGYAADGYARVNGIAALVTTFGVGELSAINAIAGAYSEYVPIVHIVGQPHTRSQKDGMLLHHTLGNGDYNVFTRMNAELSCSVARLEDTHEVATLIDNAIRECWVRSRPVYITLPTDLIVKKIEGERLKTPIDLSLPKNDPEKEDYVVDVVLKYLHAAKKPVILVDACAIRHRVLEEVHDLVKASGLPTFVAPMGKGAVSETHPNYGGVYAGNGSNQGVKEQVESSDLVLSIGAIKSDFNTAGFTYRIGQLNTIDFHSTYVRVRYSEYPETNMKGVLRKVVERMGAVNTAPVQPITNALPESEKDSKQQLITHSYLWPTVGQWLKENDIVITETGTANFGIWETRFPPGVTAISQVLWGSIGYSVGACQGAAAAAKEQNNRRTILFVGDGSIQLTLQEVSTMVRNKLNPIIFVICNEGYTIERYIHGWEQSYNDIQEWDFVSLPPAFGAKDKYKGYRVKTRDELNKLFANQEFASCPHLQLVEVHMPREDAPAPLKLTAEAAAARNK